A single Aulosira sp. FACHB-615 DNA region contains:
- a CDS encoding NB-ARC domain-containing protein produces MTSAADMPLLPDDFITNVAIRHNVTKTELEALLLALKNCSGAEIAEKLKISQPAVRKRLGESYRKLGIEGSGNKKIYNLKQKLYAQYQGIPENLTSSKDDWGEAVDVEGFKGREEDVTDLKEWIVGSDQAVQCRLVAVLGIGGIGKTVIAAKVAQEIKSEFKYLIWRSLRNAPPLEEILNQLLRFLPHDLEDYLKISENSENNKIIRENNKILALIDVLRKHRCLVILDNVESVLRSGEGKTQECAGEYEQGYENYGYFFKKVAETSHESCLLITSREKPKEVAALEGKNLPVKVLQLSSLDLAEAREILLDKGCKDFTDEQLAELVTRYSGNPLALKIVGTTVYDLFGNNVTEFLREIREANAVYGDIRTLLDQQFNRLSELEKQVMYRLAIYREYVSIAELKNDLRDTEAELKILEVIESLLRRSLIEKEANASRFRQQSVVMEYVSARYIEQVTRDLSEKKKPEFINAHPLIQARSLDYIRQIQERLILEPVKQQLIKAFGTKTALEAHLRKLLRTLQQDSSLSKGYAAGNLINLLRQLQIDKSQPDSEIDLSGRDFSGLTIWQAYLQDVNLKDTSFANADLNGSVFTETLSSIVSVRFSPDGKFFATGLITGEIRLWRTADTKQIRIYKGHSAWVWAFAFSPDSKILASGSADYTVKLWDVQTGECLHTFQEHTNKVYSIGFSPDGSLLASAGEDQTIKIWDIATRVCLQTLTDHDGWVWSVTFQPSPTIKNTLLLASGSADSKIKLWDVKTGKCLKTLQGHSRDVYSVAFSPDGRMLASGSRDLTLRLWDVNTGKFRQMLAGHSKKVYSVRFSPDGQILASGSEDRTIKLWDIVRGECLKTLQGHYSQVWAIAFSPDNRTLISCSDDQTARLWDVNTGDCLNILQGYTRDVYSVAFSPDSQILASGRDDHNISLWNLQTSECQIIREHQGRIRSVTFHPNGQILASGSADNTIKLWDIKDIHHSRCIQTLIGHSNWVWSVAFSPDGQTLASSSEDRSIRIWDISSGECVRRIKEHSHWVWTVAFHPQGKILASGSADSEIKLWDVANGECLQTFTEHQDMIWSVAFSPDGQLLASGSEDQSVKLWNLSTGQCIQTLTGHQQQVYSVAFSPDGQILASAGADTTVMLWLVSTGENFDIFKLGHTAAIRSLAFTPDGKFLASGGEDEKIQLWDVKTGSRVRSLKPDRLYERMDISNTTGLTDAEKASLKILGAVD; encoded by the coding sequence ATGACGAGCGCAGCAGATATGCCTCTGCTTCCTGATGATTTCATTACAAATGTTGCTATTAGACATAATGTAACGAAAACTGAACTAGAGGCATTACTATTAGCATTAAAAAATTGTTCTGGTGCAGAAATTGCGGAAAAGCTGAAGATTTCGCAACCCGCAGTCAGAAAAAGATTAGGAGAAAGTTACCGCAAATTAGGTATAGAAGGCAGTGGTAATAAGAAAATTTATAATTTGAAACAAAAGCTATATGCTCAGTATCAAGGTATTCCAGAAAACCTGACTTCATCAAAAGATGACTGGGGTGAAGCTGTTGATGTCGAAGGCTTTAAAGGTAGAGAAGAAGATGTTACAGATTTAAAGGAATGGATAGTTGGTAGCGATCAGGCTGTGCAGTGTCGGCTAGTAGCGGTTTTAGGTATAGGTGGAATTGGTAAGACGGTGATTGCTGCCAAAGTTGCCCAAGAAATCAAGTCTGAGTTTAAATATTTGATTTGGCGATCGCTCCGCAACGCACCACCACTAGAAGAAATTCTCAACCAACTTTTGCGATTTTTACCTCATGATTTGGAAGATTACTTAAAAATTAGTGAAAATAGTGAAAATAACAAAATCATTCGAGAAAATAACAAAATCCTGGCGCTGATTGATGTTTTGCGAAAACATCGATGCTTAGTCATTTTAGATAACGTCGAATCGGTGCTACGCAGTGGCGAAGGCAAAACACAAGAATGTGCTGGCGAATATGAACAGGGTTATGAAAACTATGGCTACTTTTTTAAAAAAGTTGCTGAAACCTCCCATGAGAGTTGTTTATTAATCACTAGTCGAGAAAAACCAAAAGAAGTCGCAGCTTTAGAAGGCAAGAATTTGCCAGTGAAAGTTTTGCAGTTATCTAGCTTGGATTTAGCAGAAGCTAGAGAAATTTTGCTAGATAAAGGCTGTAAAGACTTTACAGATGAGCAGTTAGCAGAATTAGTCACCAGATATTCTGGGAATCCTTTAGCTTTAAAGATAGTAGGTACTACAGTTTATGACTTATTTGGCAATAATGTTACAGAATTTTTAAGAGAAATTCGAGAAGCCAACGCTGTTTATGGAGATATTCGCACACTTTTAGACCAGCAATTTAACCGCTTGTCAGAACTAGAAAAACAAGTGATGTATCGGCTGGCAATTTATCGGGAATATGTATCCATAGCAGAACTGAAAAATGATTTAAGAGACACAGAAGCAGAGTTAAAAATCCTGGAAGTTATTGAATCATTATTAAGGCGATCGCTCATTGAAAAAGAAGCAAACGCCAGCAGATTTCGTCAGCAATCTGTAGTGATGGAATATGTCAGCGCCCGCTACATAGAACAGGTGACTCGTGACTTGAGTGAAAAAAAAAAACCGGAGTTTATTAATGCCCACCCTTTAATTCAAGCGCGATCGCTAGATTATATCCGGCAAATACAAGAACGGCTGATACTAGAACCAGTCAAACAACAGCTAATCAAAGCTTTTGGTACAAAAACTGCACTCGAAGCCCATTTACGAAAATTACTGCGGACTTTGCAGCAAGATTCGTCCTTAAGCAAAGGTTACGCGGCTGGGAACTTAATCAATCTGCTGCGACAACTCCAGATAGATAAATCCCAGCCAGACTCTGAAATTGATTTAAGTGGGCGTGATTTTTCGGGTTTGACTATTTGGCAAGCTTATCTCCAAGATGTCAACTTAAAAGATACCAGCTTTGCCAATGCTGATTTAAATGGTTCGGTCTTCACAGAAACCCTTTCTAGTATTGTTTCTGTGAGATTTAGTCCTGATGGTAAATTTTTTGCCACAGGTTTAATCACCGGAGAAATTCGATTATGGCGGACTGCTGATACTAAGCAAATTCGCATTTACAAAGGTCATAGCGCCTGGGTTTGGGCTTTTGCCTTTAGCCCAGATAGTAAAATTCTCGCCAGTGGAAGTGCTGACTACACAGTTAAACTCTGGGATGTGCAAACAGGCGAATGTCTCCACACATTCCAAGAACATACTAATAAAGTTTATTCCATAGGGTTTAGTCCCGATGGTTCTTTATTAGCCAGTGCAGGTGAAGACCAAACAATTAAAATTTGGGATATTGCGACCAGAGTTTGTCTGCAAACACTGACTGATCATGATGGTTGGGTGTGGTCTGTCACCTTCCAACCATCCCCAACTATTAAAAATACTTTGTTATTGGCTAGTGGTAGTGCCGATAGCAAAATCAAGCTGTGGGATGTCAAAACGGGTAAATGCTTAAAAACCTTGCAAGGTCATAGTCGTGATGTCTACTCTGTCGCTTTTAGTCCCGATGGGCGAATGTTAGCCAGTGGTAGTAGAGACCTCACCTTGAGATTGTGGGATGTAAATACAGGTAAATTTCGGCAAATGTTGGCGGGACATAGTAAAAAAGTTTATTCCGTGCGGTTTAGTCCCGATGGTCAAATTTTAGCTAGTGGTAGTGAAGATAGAACCATTAAACTCTGGGATATTGTCCGGGGTGAATGTTTGAAAACCTTACAAGGTCATTATAGTCAAGTGTGGGCGATCGCATTTAGTCCTGATAACCGCACTTTAATCAGTTGTAGCGACGACCAAACAGCTAGACTTTGGGATGTAAATACAGGAGATTGCCTGAATATATTGCAAGGCTATACCCGTGATGTCTATTCTGTAGCATTTAGCCCCGATAGCCAAATTCTCGCCAGTGGAAGAGATGACCACAATATTAGTCTGTGGAACTTACAAACATCAGAATGTCAGATTATCAGAGAACATCAAGGGCGGATTCGTTCAGTCACCTTTCATCCCAATGGGCAAATCCTTGCCAGTGGTAGTGCAGATAACACTATCAAACTCTGGGACATTAAAGACATTCACCATAGCAGGTGTATACAAACCCTAATTGGTCATAGTAACTGGGTATGGTCAGTGGCTTTTAGTCCTGATGGGCAAACCCTAGCCAGTAGCAGCGAAGACCGCAGCATTCGCATCTGGGACATTTCTAGTGGTGAATGTGTGAGAAGAATCAAAGAACATAGCCATTGGGTGTGGACAGTAGCCTTTCATCCCCAAGGCAAGATTTTAGCCAGTGGTAGTGCAGATAGCGAAATTAAACTGTGGGATGTGGCAAATGGAGAATGTCTGCAAACATTTACCGAACATCAAGACATGATTTGGTCAGTGGCTTTTAGTCCTGATGGGCAGCTTTTAGCCAGTGGTAGCGAAGACCAAAGCGTGAAGTTATGGAATCTCAGCACAGGTCAATGTATTCAAACCTTGACAGGACATCAGCAACAAGTCTACTCCGTCGCCTTTAGTCCCGATGGGCAGATATTAGCCAGTGCTGGTGCTGATACCACTGTGATGTTGTGGCTAGTGAGTACAGGTGAGAACTTCGATATCTTCAAATTGGGACATACAGCCGCAATTCGTTCTTTAGCTTTTACCCCCGATGGCAAATTCTTGGCGAGTGGTGGTGAAGACGAAAAAATTCAACTGTGGGATGTGAAGACTGGTAGTAGAGTGCGATCGCTTAAACCAGACCGCCTATACGAACGCATGGATATTAGCAACACCACAGGCTTGACCGATGCGGAAAAAGCTTCTTTAAAAATTTTGGGTGCTGTTGATTAA